The following DNA comes from Lentibacillus sp. Marseille-P4043.
ATTCCTCTTTTCGGGTTTTATACATATTTATTAACTACGTTTCATTTTAGTTATTATTTTTCTCTAGTGTAAAGCGTGGGACATGGGGACAGGTTTCATGTCCCGCGCGCTAAGCCATACACCAAACCAAAGTCACCTGGTACACCTAACCTGTCCCTATGTCCCGTTTTAAATCAAAATAAGTTATAATAGTAAAAAACGACTATCATAAAGGGGATTATTATGTGTAAGCCTAATATTTTTAAATTTGCGACGGGTGAGTTATCACAGGATGCTTTCATTTGCTGGAGTTTGGCCTGGGGACAGCAAAGTGAGGATAGGCAGATGCGGCAATTTGGTTTGTCCCTATTAAATATGATGCTGGGAAAACATGGTAGGAATGTTGAGGATCTTGATCGTATAACAATTGTTGATGTGAAAAATCAAGTTGATTCGATTGATGTTCTTGTAAAATTTAGGATAGATGAGAAGGAATTTGAACTTATTATTGAAGATAAGGTGAACACCATGATGCACTCCGATCAAATAAAGCGCTATTTTGATGATCGAATAAAACAAAGTCCTGACAAGATTATATTAGGAATATATTATAAATCCGGTTTTATATTTGCTGATGAAGAAGATAAATTAGATGCATTACGAGATAATCACTATCCTGTGAAAAGTCTCGATAAAGAATCAATCCTTAATTGGATGAGTCAACACGTAGAGCTAACGAATAGTGATATCTTTCATAATTACTACGGTTACATGAAGGAAAAGTTTGATAGCGAACAAGCGACACTACAAAATATTCACAGCTCTAATTTCAAGAACGTAGAGGAAAGTTTGAAAACTCAAGTAGGACAGTTTACAGCTATTAAGTCTATTTTTGGTAATATACCTGTAAATAGGGGAAATAGTTCTGGAAAGCCGTGGGTACACTATGCATTTAAAAATGGCAATCGTTACGGAACCCTTCCAGATCGTTTATTTTATCGAATGGATAAAAGGAAAAACGGATTCTATATTTCGCTTCGTCAATACAGGAATTTAAAAAAAGATGGCAGACAAAAGGATACAGCATATACTAATGAGCAATTGCGGCATGCTAAATTGGAACGTCTATGTAAATTGCGACAGATTTTTGATGAGGTTCTAGCGGAAATAGAGAAGGACTTTCCAGATAGATACATA
Coding sequences within:
- a CDS encoding PD-(D/E)XK nuclease family protein, with the translated sequence MCKPNIFKFATGELSQDAFICWSLAWGQQSEDRQMRQFGLSLLNMMLGKHGRNVEDLDRITIVDVKNQVDSIDVLVKFRIDEKEFELIIEDKVNTMMHSDQIKRYFDDRIKQSPDKIILGIYYKSGFIFADEEDKLDALRDNHYPVKSLDKESILNWMSQHVELTNSDIFHNYYGYMKEKFDSEQATLQNIHSSNFKNVEESLKTQVGQFTAIKSIFGNIPVNRGNSSGKPWVHYAFKNGNRYGTLPDRLFYRMDKRKNGFYISLRQYRNLKKDGRQKDTAYTNEQLRHAKLERLCKLRQIFDEVLAEIEKDFPDRYIESGKRTTDRRGNNESEVGVFYFTEENTVHRFGQFFEIFHNRFCDRVDEVFGTQGLKRMESVRN